A genomic stretch from Flavobacterium nitratireducens includes:
- a CDS encoding 2TM domain-containing protein, protein METNKSEFERYEAAQKKVKKLKDFYSHLLTYVIVVSFLAFINFYYTPQYLWFIWTLMGWGIGVLFHALGTFEIIPFFGKDWEQKKINELIEKENHNQKKWE, encoded by the coding sequence ATGGAAACAAACAAATCAGAATTTGAACGCTATGAAGCCGCTCAAAAAAAGGTAAAAAAGCTTAAAGATTTTTATAGCCATTTGCTAACATACGTAATTGTAGTTTCGTTTTTAGCTTTTATCAATTTCTACTACACACCTCAATATCTTTGGTTTATTTGGACATTAATGGGCTGGGGAATAGGTGTTTTGTTTCACGCCTTGGGAACATTTGAAATTATACCATTCTTTGGGAAAGATTGGGAACAAAAGAAAATCAACGAATTAATAGAAAAAGAAAATCATAATCAAAAAAAATGGGAATAG
- a CDS encoding 2TM domain-containing protein, translated as MGIVMEATNEIQYTEAKKRVKQIKGFYTHLIVYVIVNIFIFVANVKDLPTGENLLQWKNLATPFFWGIGLLGHAANVFLPNFLLGKEWEQRKINELMEQEKKKYQ; from the coding sequence ATGGGAATAGTTATGGAAGCAACTAATGAAATTCAATACACAGAAGCGAAAAAGAGAGTAAAACAAATTAAAGGTTTTTATACCCATTTGATTGTATATGTAATAGTTAACATTTTTATTTTTGTAGCTAATGTGAAAGATTTACCTACAGGCGAAAATCTATTACAATGGAAAAACTTAGCAACACCATTCTTTTGGGGAATAGGTTTGTTAGGTCATGCTGCCAATGTTTTTCTACCAAACTTTTTATTAGGAAAAGAATGGGAACAACGCAAAATAAATGAACTGATGGAACAAGAAAAGAAGAAATATCAATAA
- a CDS encoding LytR/AlgR family response regulator transcription factor — protein sequence MKIIIIEDEKPAARLLQRKVEKLGYTVNQMLHSVEEALAWFQNNQQPDLIFLDIQLSDGLSFEIFEKVNISSAIIFTTAYDEYALRAFKLNSIDYLLKPIDEDDLELAIAKFKKHFQSNNIATFDFEAIKRLLVNPIEKEYKTRYSVKIGNQIKIIPTENAVCFYSENKGTYLYSNEKRDYLLDVSLENIEAELNPKDFFRINRKYVIALKAIEEIQLYSNSRLKLILKNFTSEEIIVARERVSDFKAWIN from the coding sequence ATGAAAATTATCATCATAGAAGACGAAAAACCGGCAGCGCGATTACTACAGCGAAAAGTGGAAAAGCTGGGTTATACCGTAAATCAAATGCTGCATTCGGTTGAAGAAGCTTTGGCTTGGTTTCAAAATAATCAGCAACCCGATTTAATTTTCCTGGATATTCAACTTTCCGATGGTTTGTCGTTTGAAATTTTTGAAAAGGTCAATATTAGCAGTGCCATCATTTTTACAACCGCTTATGATGAATATGCATTACGTGCCTTTAAATTAAACAGTATCGATTATTTGTTAAAGCCTATTGATGAAGATGATTTAGAGCTTGCCATTGCAAAATTTAAAAAGCATTTTCAATCAAATAATATTGCTACTTTCGATTTTGAAGCAATAAAAAGATTGTTAGTGAATCCAATTGAAAAAGAATACAAAACACGTTATTCAGTAAAAATTGGGAATCAAATCAAGATTATCCCTACTGAAAATGCAGTTTGTTTTTATAGTGAAAACAAAGGAACTTATTTGTATTCCAATGAAAAACGGGATTATTTGTTAGATGTTTCATTGGAAAATATTGAAGCCGAACTCAACCCGAAAGATTTTTTTCGAATCAATAGAAAATACGTAATTGCCTTAAAGGCAATAGAAGAGATTCAGTTATATTCCAATTCCCGATTGAAATTAATTTTAAAAAACTTTACATCCGAAGAAATAATCGTAGCCCGAGAACGTGTTTCTGATTTTAAAGCCTGGATAAATTAA
- a CDS encoding Crp/Fnr family transcriptional regulator — protein sequence MSKCEQCIVREFSSLKALSKEELVKLAECKTSRIVKKGEVIFEEGENVNGIFCVKDGVCKLTKLSPNGKDHIVKLVAKGELLGQRSMISEEPVNLSAVALEDMQICFVPKSEIMGFFDNNNQFSMNVMKTICGDLKEADSQMVNMAQKTVKERLAETLLYLQDTFGKNEDDTLKIQLTRDELASMIGTATESCIRLLSDFNKSGLIELKGKKSSLKIFLS from the coding sequence ATGAGTAAATGCGAACAATGTATCGTGAGAGAATTCAGCTCCTTAAAAGCACTGAGCAAAGAAGAACTTGTTAAACTTGCAGAATGCAAAACTTCACGTATTGTCAAAAAAGGTGAGGTAATTTTTGAAGAAGGCGAAAATGTAAATGGTATTTTTTGCGTTAAAGACGGCGTTTGTAAATTAACAAAATTGAGTCCGAATGGGAAAGATCATATCGTCAAACTGGTAGCCAAAGGCGAACTTTTAGGACAACGCTCGATGATAAGTGAGGAACCTGTAAACCTTAGCGCTGTGGCGCTTGAAGACATGCAAATTTGCTTTGTTCCTAAAAGCGAAATCATGGGCTTTTTTGACAATAACAACCAATTTTCGATGAATGTGATGAAAACCATTTGCGGTGACCTGAAAGAAGCCGACAGCCAAATGGTAAATATGGCACAAAAAACCGTAAAAGAACGTCTGGCCGAAACTCTACTCTATCTTCAGGATACTTTTGGCAAAAACGAAGACGATACCTTAAAAATCCAATTGACACGAGACGAATTAGCTAGTATGATTGGTACCGCTACCGAAAGCTGTATTCGTTTACTTTCCGATTTTAATAAATCTGGATTGATTGAATTAAAAGGAAAAAAATCATCCTTAAAGATATTCCTAAGCTGA
- a CDS encoding heavy metal translocating P-type ATPase — protein sequence MDTQNCFHCGLNIEKEAEIIFDEKKFCCAGCKTVYEIFSQNDLTSYYDFEKSPGATPQDNNGKYDFLENENIVSKLLEFQEDTTAIVSLSIPHIHCSSCIWILENLQRLQKGINVSQVNFPDKKVRINYNPQIVSLSEIVKLLCSIGYEPYISLENYETGKQKVDRSLTYKLGVAFFCFGNIMLLSFPEYFEVKEFWLDNYKPFFRWLIFALSLPSFLYSASGYYVSAYKSIKSGMLNIDIPIALGIVVFFIRSTVDIVMDYGSGFFDSLTGLVFFMLLGKMFQIKTYSFLSFERDFKSYFPVAVTRINTDASEESVAVYDIQKGDRLLIRNQELIPVDGILISENATIDYSFVTGEAIPINKKSGDKVFAGGKQIGEVIEMEVLFSVSQSYLTQLWSNDVFQKNVEQKHKNITDSISRYFTPILLLIAFVGFAYWIFKDVNTAFNVFTAVLIVACPCALALTAPFTLGNVLRIVGKQKFYLKNALVIEQLAKVDTIVFDKTGTITTNKKSNISYEGEPLSETNLIQVKSVLRGSNHPLSRMLYDFLPDVGKVKISDFEEITGKGIQAKVVESSVKIGSANFAGSSEANSTLQTSVHIQIDGIYYGKYIFKNQYRDGLETLFRSLKSNYQIKVLSGDNEGEKAALETLLPAGTELVFNQKPEQKLAFIKQLQDKGKNVMMVGDGLNDAGALAQSNVGVSISENVNVFSPACDAILEASQFQKLHYFLKFSKKAMLVIKMSFGLSLLYNVVGLTYAVTGQLEPLVAAIIMPLSTVTIVSFVTVMSNYYAKKL from the coding sequence ATGGATACACAAAACTGTTTCCATTGTGGTTTAAATATTGAAAAAGAAGCTGAAATTATTTTTGATGAAAAGAAATTTTGTTGTGCCGGTTGTAAAACGGTTTACGAAATTTTTAGTCAGAATGATTTGACTTCGTATTATGATTTCGAAAAATCACCTGGAGCAACTCCGCAGGATAATAATGGTAAATATGATTTTTTAGAAAATGAAAACATCGTTTCAAAATTATTGGAATTTCAAGAGGATACAACCGCTATTGTTTCACTTAGCATTCCTCATATACATTGTAGCTCTTGTATTTGGATTCTGGAAAATTTACAACGCCTTCAAAAGGGAATAAATGTTTCTCAAGTTAATTTTCCTGATAAAAAAGTGCGTATTAACTACAATCCACAGATAGTTTCGCTTAGCGAAATTGTAAAATTGTTGTGTTCCATTGGCTACGAACCTTATATCAGTCTGGAAAATTACGAAACAGGAAAACAAAAAGTCGATCGAAGTTTAACCTATAAATTAGGTGTGGCTTTCTTTTGTTTTGGAAATATTATGCTGCTTTCTTTTCCGGAATATTTTGAGGTGAAGGAATTTTGGCTGGACAATTACAAACCGTTTTTCAGATGGTTGATTTTTGCTTTGTCATTGCCATCCTTTTTGTATTCGGCCAGTGGCTATTATGTTTCGGCTTATAAAAGTATTAAATCCGGAATGCTCAATATTGATATTCCGATTGCTTTAGGAATTGTTGTTTTTTTTATTCGAAGCACGGTTGATATTGTGATGGATTACGGTTCTGGTTTTTTTGATAGTTTGACAGGTTTGGTTTTCTTTATGCTTTTGGGCAAAATGTTCCAGATTAAAACCTATAGTTTTTTGAGTTTCGAAAGAGATTTTAAATCCTATTTCCCGGTTGCTGTTACCCGAATTAATACCGATGCTTCTGAAGAAAGTGTAGCTGTTTATGATATTCAAAAAGGTGACCGATTACTCATTAGAAATCAGGAATTAATTCCCGTTGACGGAATCCTGATAAGTGAAAATGCGACTATTGACTATAGTTTTGTTACCGGTGAAGCCATCCCTATAAACAAAAAATCAGGTGATAAAGTTTTTGCAGGAGGAAAACAAATAGGGGAAGTAATCGAAATGGAAGTGCTGTTTTCGGTTTCTCAAAGCTATCTGACGCAATTATGGAGCAATGATGTATTCCAGAAAAATGTAGAACAAAAACACAAAAACATCACCGACAGCATTTCACGTTATTTCACACCCATATTATTATTGATTGCTTTTGTGGGATTTGCTTATTGGATTTTTAAAGATGTAAATACTGCTTTTAATGTTTTTACAGCGGTATTGATTGTAGCTTGTCCCTGTGCTTTGGCTTTGACAGCTCCCTTTACTTTGGGAAATGTATTGCGAATTGTAGGCAAGCAAAAATTTTATCTTAAAAATGCTTTGGTAATCGAACAATTGGCAAAAGTAGATACGATTGTTTTTGATAAAACCGGAACGATTACCACCAATAAAAAATCGAATATTTCGTATGAAGGAGAGCCTCTTTCTGAAACTAATTTAATTCAGGTTAAATCAGTGCTTCGGGGGTCTAACCATCCTTTAAGTCGCATGTTATATGACTTTTTACCAGATGTAGGCAAAGTGAAAATCAGCGATTTTGAAGAAATCACCGGAAAAGGAATTCAGGCAAAAGTGGTGGAAAGTTCGGTTAAAATAGGTTCGGCAAACTTTGCAGGAAGTTCTGAAGCGAATTCGACCTTACAAACTTCGGTTCACATTCAAATTGATGGAATCTATTATGGAAAATATATTTTTAAAAATCAATATCGTGATGGTTTAGAAACGCTTTTCAGAAGTTTGAAATCCAATTACCAAATAAAAGTGTTGTCTGGTGATAATGAAGGTGAAAAAGCCGCTTTAGAAACACTTTTACCTGCCGGAACCGAATTGGTTTTCAATCAAAAACCAGAACAAAAACTAGCATTCATCAAGCAATTACAAGACAAGGGGAAAAATGTGATGATGGTAGGAGACGGATTGAATGATGCTGGAGCCTTAGCACAAAGTAATGTGGGCGTTTCTATTTCGGAAAATGTAAATGTTTTTTCGCCTGCCTGTGATGCGATTTTAGAAGCAAGTCAGTTTCAAAAACTGCATTATTTTTTAAAATTTTCAAAGAAAGCAATGTTGGTTATCAAAATGAGTTTTGGATTGTCTTTACTGTATAATGTAGTAGGGCTAACTTATGCTGTAACGGGGCAATTAGAACCTTTAGTAGCAGCCATTATAATGCCTTTAAGTACAGTAACCATTGTGAGTTTTGTGACGGTAATGAGTAATTATTATGCGAAGAAGTTGTGA
- the ccoS gene encoding cbb3-type cytochrome oxidase assembly protein CcoS, which produces MSVIYLLITISIIVAVAFLIAFFMAVKNGQFDDDYTPSVRMLFDDEVKLKAKKEIQTTEEKSN; this is translated from the coding sequence ATGAGTGTCATCTATTTATTAATCACCATTAGCATAATCGTCGCTGTTGCTTTTCTGATTGCCTTTTTTATGGCAGTCAAAAACGGTCAGTTTGACGACGATTACACACCATCAGTCAGAATGCTTTTTGACGATGAAGTAAAATTAAAAGCCAAAAAAGAAATACAAACAACAGAAGAAAAAAGTAATTAA
- the ccoN gene encoding cytochrome-c oxidase, cbb3-type subunit I, with translation MEMQQFYYDNKIVKKFIYATIVFGVVGMSVGLLLAILFLFPNLTDGVSWLSFGRLRPLHTNAVIFAFVGNAMFAGIYYSLQRLLKARMFSDLLSNINFWGWQLIIVAAAISLPLGYSTSKEYAELEWPIDIAIALIWVVFGINMIGTILKRRERHLYVAIWFYLATFVTVAVLHIFNSLALPVSALKSYSVYAGVQDALVQWWYGHNAVAFFLTTPFLGMMYYFIPKAANRPVYSYRLSIVHFWSLIFLYIWAGPHHLLYSALPNWAQNLGVVFSVMLIAPSWGGMINGLLTLRGAWDKVRVEPVLKFFVVAVTGYGMATFEGPMLSLKNVNAIAHFTDWIIAHVHVGALAWNGFMAFGIIYWLVPRMTKGPLYSLKLANVHFWIGTLGIILYTLPMYVAGFLQASMWKQFNPDGTLTYGNFLETVTQIIPMYWMRAVGGTMYVAGILVLVYNIYKTVQANSIVEDELAEAPALQKISAGRIKGEKFHPWLERKPIQLTILATVAILIGGIIQIVPTIMVKSNIPTITSVKPYTPLELEGRDLYIREGCVACHSQMVRPFRSEVERYGPQSKAGEFVYDHPFLWGSKRTGPDLLRVGGKYNDNWHFNHMWSPQSTSAGSIMPGYKWLFDNKALDISDIEGKMEVMRTLGVPYTDADIANAEKSIQEQSKKIETSLHSDPDFVKSYEESKKKAAARGEQFVPMKDREIVALIAYIQRLGTDIKVKTN, from the coding sequence ATGGAAATGCAACAGTTTTATTACGACAACAAAATTGTTAAAAAGTTCATCTACGCTACCATAGTATTTGGGGTAGTAGGGATGTCTGTCGGACTTTTATTAGCAATCTTATTTTTATTCCCTAACCTGACTGATGGAGTTTCCTGGTTGAGTTTTGGTAGATTAAGACCCTTGCATACTAATGCTGTTATTTTTGCTTTTGTTGGTAACGCGATGTTTGCGGGGATTTATTATTCGTTACAGCGACTTTTAAAAGCCAGAATGTTTAGCGACCTTTTGAGTAACATTAACTTCTGGGGATGGCAATTAATTATCGTAGCAGCGGCTATTTCGCTTCCTCTAGGATATTCAACATCTAAGGAATATGCCGAGTTAGAATGGCCTATCGATATTGCAATTGCACTTATTTGGGTTGTTTTTGGTATCAATATGATTGGAACAATCTTAAAAAGAAGAGAGCGTCACTTGTATGTAGCGATTTGGTTCTACCTAGCCACTTTTGTTACTGTAGCGGTATTGCATATTTTTAACAGTTTGGCTTTGCCTGTTTCAGCATTAAAAAGTTATTCTGTTTATGCTGGTGTTCAAGATGCCTTAGTACAATGGTGGTACGGCCACAATGCGGTAGCATTTTTCTTGACAACCCCTTTCTTAGGAATGATGTATTATTTTATTCCTAAAGCGGCTAATCGTCCTGTATATTCTTATCGATTATCAATTGTGCACTTTTGGTCTTTAATTTTCTTATATATCTGGGCAGGACCACACCACTTATTGTATTCTGCTTTACCTAACTGGGCACAGAATTTAGGAGTTGTATTCTCAGTAATGTTGATTGCTCCGTCTTGGGGAGGTATGATTAACGGATTATTGACATTGCGTGGTGCTTGGGATAAAGTACGTGTAGAACCAGTATTGAAATTCTTCGTCGTGGCAGTTACAGGTTATGGTATGGCTACTTTTGAAGGTCCAATGTTGTCTCTTAAAAATGTAAATGCTATTGCGCACTTCACCGATTGGATTATTGCTCACGTACACGTTGGCGCATTAGCTTGGAATGGATTTATGGCTTTTGGTATCATTTATTGGTTGGTACCTCGAATGACTAAAGGACCTTTGTACTCTTTAAAATTGGCTAATGTTCATTTCTGGATTGGTACTTTAGGAATTATCCTTTATACATTACCAATGTATGTTGCTGGTTTTTTACAAGCTTCTATGTGGAAACAATTCAATCCTGATGGAACATTAACTTATGGTAACTTCTTAGAAACCGTAACTCAAATTATTCCAATGTATTGGATGAGAGCAGTAGGAGGAACGATGTATGTAGCTGGTATTTTAGTTTTAGTGTATAATATCTACAAAACAGTTCAAGCCAATAGTATTGTTGAAGATGAGTTAGCAGAAGCACCAGCTTTACAAAAAATCAGTGCTGGAAGAATTAAAGGGGAGAAATTCCACCCTTGGTTAGAAAGAAAACCTATCCAATTGACCATTTTAGCTACTGTAGCAATCCTGATTGGAGGAATTATTCAAATCGTTCCTACGATTATGGTAAAATCGAATATACCAACCATTACAAGTGTAAAACCATACACACCATTAGAATTAGAAGGACGTGATTTGTATATCCGTGAAGGTTGTGTGGCTTGTCACTCTCAAATGGTACGTCCGTTTAGAAGTGAGGTAGAACGTTACGGTCCTCAATCTAAAGCAGGGGAATTTGTTTACGATCATCCATTCCTTTGGGGTTCAAAACGTACAGGTCCTGATTTGTTAAGAGTTGGAGGAAAATACAATGACAACTGGCATTTTAACCACATGTGGTCTCCACAAAGTACTTCTGCAGGTTCTATCATGCCAGGATACAAATGGTTATTTGACAATAAAGCTTTGGATATTTCTGATATCGAAGGAAAAATGGAAGTAATGAGAACTCTAGGCGTTCCTTATACGGATGCTGATATTGCAAATGCTGAAAAATCAATTCAAGAGCAATCTAAAAAAATTGAAACCAGTTTACACTCTGATCCTGACTTTGTAAAAAGTTATGAAGAAAGTAAAAAGAAAGCAGCAGCAAGAGGAGAGCAATTTGTTCCAATGAAAGATAGAGAAATTGTAGCCTTAATTGCTTACATCCAAAGATTAGGAACTGATATTAAAGTGAAAACGAACTAA
- a CDS encoding CcoQ/FixQ family Cbb3-type cytochrome c oxidase assembly chaperone: METIAGVEIYPILSLLIFFSFFVGLALWVFSYKKEKIDEMSEIPLRDSL; encoded by the coding sequence ATGGAAACTATAGCAGGAGTGGAGATTTATCCAATACTGTCGTTGTTGATTTTCTTTTCCTTCTTTGTGGGATTAGCACTTTGGGTTTTCTCCTATAAAAAGGAAAAAATCGATGAAATGAGCGAAATTCCATTAAGAGATAGTTTGTAG
- a CDS encoding cbb3-type cytochrome c oxidase N-terminal domain-containing protein: MKKLIPAYVRVPVFFFIIFGAIEYFIDSGDRAAFIKYPMVDLVLVIILVLLIAVEMVISAADAIVYQLLPEEEKARLAAEEQLPLKESTWFKNLMKKLTKSVPIENEGSLLLNHDYDGIKELDNNLPPWWVYSFYACIIFAAIYLVRFEILGADNQEMELKKELAQAKIEVAEYMKNAPDLMDEKTVTQLTEPADLAIGKATFEANCAACHRADAGGQIGPNLTDDHWILGGGIKNIFNTITNGGRDGKGMISWKGTLKPKEIQKVASYIMSLKGSNPKDAKEAEGEIWEEESSSIAEAK; this comes from the coding sequence ATGAAAAAATTAATCCCAGCATATGTAAGAGTACCAGTATTTTTCTTCATCATCTTTGGTGCTATAGAATATTTTATTGACTCTGGAGATAGGGCAGCCTTTATCAAATACCCTATGGTTGACCTTGTTTTAGTGATAATTTTAGTGCTATTGATTGCTGTAGAAATGGTAATTAGCGCTGCAGATGCTATCGTTTATCAATTGTTGCCAGAGGAAGAAAAAGCAAGATTAGCTGCCGAAGAACAATTGCCACTTAAAGAATCAACTTGGTTTAAAAATTTGATGAAAAAGTTAACAAAGAGCGTTCCTATCGAAAATGAAGGTAGCTTGCTGTTAAACCACGATTACGATGGTATCAAAGAGTTAGACAATAATTTACCACCATGGTGGGTGTATTCTTTCTATGCTTGTATCATTTTTGCAGCAATTTATTTGGTTCGTTTTGAAATTTTAGGCGCTGATAACCAGGAAATGGAATTGAAAAAGGAATTGGCTCAAGCCAAAATTGAAGTGGCAGAGTATATGAAAAATGCTCCTGATTTGATGGATGAAAAAACAGTAACGCAACTTACAGAACCTGCTGATCTGGCTATTGGAAAAGCAACTTTCGAAGCTAATTGTGCCGCTTGCCACAGAGCCGATGCAGGAGGGCAAATTGGACCCAACTTAACCGATGATCACTGGATTTTAGGCGGAGGAATTAAAAATATTTTCAACACGATTACTAATGGTGGTCGAGACGGAAAAGGAATGATTTCTTGGAAAGGGACATTGAAACCTAAAGAAATCCAAAAAGTAGCCAGTTATATTATGTCTTTAAAGGGAAGTAATCCTAAAGATGCCAAAGAAGCTGAAGGAGAAATTTGGGAAGAAGAAAGTTCATCAATAGCCGAAGCAAAATAG
- a CDS encoding FixH family protein: protein MKKINWGTGLAIAIALFISFILYFVIKVQSNSKYDNELVVEEYYKHDARFQEEMDRVQNAQDLKVKPIITKTSEGITIEFPKDFNATQITGTVSLYRPSNKKLDFDTPISLSNPTLLIPKSKLVGGQWDINMEWQYAGKKYLTKEPIYISL, encoded by the coding sequence ATGAAAAAAATAAATTGGGGAACAGGATTAGCCATAGCCATTGCACTATTCATAAGTTTTATATTGTATTTTGTGATTAAAGTTCAGTCTAATTCGAAATACGATAATGAATTGGTTGTTGAGGAATATTACAAACACGATGCCCGTTTTCAAGAAGAAATGGATCGTGTACAAAATGCACAGGATTTAAAAGTAAAACCAATTATAACCAAAACCAGCGAAGGAATTACAATTGAATTCCCAAAGGATTTTAATGCTACCCAAATTACAGGTACTGTGTCCCTCTACAGACCGTCTAACAAAAAATTAGATTTCGATACTCCGATTTCGTTGTCTAATCCAACTTTGCTCATACCTAAATCAAAATTGGTAGGCGGTCAATGGGACATTAATATGGAATGGCAGTATGCCGGCAAAAAATACTTGACTAAAGAACCGATTTATATAAGTTTATAG
- a CDS encoding sulfite exporter TauE/SafE family protein has translation MLYTALLFGLISSLHCIGMCGPIAMMLPVDRSNPSKKIMQIMSYHLGRISAYATVGFVFGLLGKGFYMAGMQQKMSIIIGFLMILVILIPEKTFANYNFSKPVFRLIAKVKEALGKQFKKKTYQSLFTIGLLNGFLPCGMVYVALFGAIAMQSSSLGVLYMILFGLGTVPLMSSVVYIHSFISLGMRNRIQKLIPFVVVLIGFLFILRGLGLGIPYVSPATVSLFVQANPNCH, from the coding sequence ATGCTTTACACCGCTTTGTTATTCGGACTAATTAGTAGCCTACACTGTATTGGGATGTGTGGTCCTATTGCTATGATGTTGCCTGTAGATCGAAGTAATCCGAGCAAAAAGATAATGCAGATAATGAGTTATCATTTAGGGCGAATTTCGGCTTATGCAACCGTAGGTTTCGTTTTTGGATTATTAGGAAAAGGTTTTTACATGGCTGGGATGCAGCAAAAAATGTCGATAATTATTGGCTTTTTAATGATTTTGGTGATACTAATTCCTGAAAAAACATTTGCTAACTATAATTTTTCCAAACCGGTATTTCGATTGATTGCTAAAGTCAAAGAAGCTTTAGGGAAACAATTTAAAAAGAAAACCTATCAGTCTCTTTTTACCATTGGTTTATTAAATGGTTTTTTACCTTGCGGAATGGTGTATGTGGCTTTGTTTGGAGCCATTGCCATGCAGAGTAGCAGTCTTGGGGTTTTGTATATGATTTTGTTCGGATTAGGTACCGTTCCTTTGATGAGTTCAGTGGTTTATATTCATTCGTTCATCAGTTTAGGTATGCGAAACCGTATTCAAAAACTAATCCCTTTTGTAGTGGTTTTAATAGGTTTTTTGTTCATTTTAAGAGGATTAGGTTTGGGGATTCCTTATGTGTCACCCGCAACAGTAAGTTTGTTTGTACAAGCGAATCCTAATTGTCATTGA
- a CDS encoding multidrug resistance efflux transporter family protein, translating into MTNGKLNALERTLGMTLASLPFWFGLSLYGFTINELPSIPQLGQTLVVALCSGVIATVLFFMATDKVQKEEKALASVEATQSVEVLFALLGEILLLKIHLPDLFSIIGIVLVIIGMLLHSLKKE; encoded by the coding sequence ATTACAAATGGAAAATTAAATGCTTTGGAACGAACTTTAGGAATGACGCTGGCTAGTTTGCCCTTTTGGTTTGGGTTATCACTCTATGGATTCACCATCAACGAATTACCTAGTATACCGCAATTGGGACAGACATTGGTTGTAGCGCTATGCTCTGGAGTGATTGCAACGGTTCTTTTCTTTATGGCAACTGATAAAGTACAAAAAGAGGAAAAAGCTTTAGCGTCAGTTGAAGCTACACAATCGGTAGAAGTGCTTTTTGCGCTCCTTGGAGAAATCCTTCTATTAAAAATACATTTGCCTGACCTGTTTTCTATCATTGGAATAGTATTAGTTATTATTGGTATGCTTTTGCATAGCTTGAAGAAAGAATAA